The following proteins come from a genomic window of Iamia sp. SCSIO 61187:
- a CDS encoding helix-turn-helix transcriptional regulator, which produces MTTNRRPVPAPDGLVGRESVLERLVASVDGGSGTVLRGPRGRGCSAVLAEVARRLRAADRPTVVLDAVGAAPRPFGALHRVLPGPLPDGVAGATLAQVVEALFGPPPDAGGGPLPVVVVDELDEVDDATSAVLHHAVAAGRARLLATVRDDPSGADASRAWWRDIVARVELPPLDRDGSDELVERLAGGAVDAASRERLWLMARGHPGWLVAAVGATRAAGAWTRHAGLWCLTGDLADTVDPEVLAHVDALPADVRAVLQPLALADELAIDDAEALGGSGPLADAERRGLVRVVERADGTLWCAVASRLVATALGATRDPAVATASWRRVADVLAASTSTAPETVLTRGLALVGAGWADPPRGDEDRDALVRGAEAAYDLSRWEDCVTLAERAWRAGADDRSLQVLTVALGHLGDPEAIAALSDDLAGLDLDQEAVVGHAETIAISQFHANDPEQAFATAARARRAAPGRRAAIDVFESRLRAFGGDQATARALVEPWVADDDAEIAVEARTVVASVDMNEGATAAAIEEFDRIFALASDSPHVHPSALGVAYLFRLGALADAGQVDAAIEGAMAVERATAAGGDPASHGWLALHLGRTHLRAGRPRTAARWFGEAVSDLRRVHRPGWLAHPSAGLVAAHAAAGDLPAAREARAAWAELPAHAVRLFRCEELRYASWLDAAEGLPAGPRLREAVAVARDAGMVPYEAAAWHDLSRLGDADDRAEASEALADVAGRTDSRLVAVHARRATAVVEGRIDALALAAAAYESMGVGLDAVETWAEVARRADDERQAAQARRRVGALAARSEGLRTPGLGDVDTHPVLTDREAEIAAMVVAGASRQDIADHLVVSVRTIDSHLQRVYRKLGVRGREGLVDVLGPPT; this is translated from the coding sequence GTGACCACGAACCGCCGTCCCGTGCCGGCGCCGGACGGCCTGGTGGGGCGGGAGTCGGTGCTGGAGCGCCTGGTGGCGTCGGTCGACGGGGGCTCGGGCACGGTGCTGCGCGGTCCCCGGGGCCGGGGGTGCTCGGCGGTGCTGGCCGAGGTCGCCCGCCGGCTGCGCGCCGCCGACCGCCCGACGGTCGTGCTCGACGCCGTCGGTGCCGCGCCGCGCCCGTTCGGGGCGCTCCACCGGGTCCTCCCCGGACCCCTGCCCGACGGCGTGGCCGGCGCCACCCTCGCCCAGGTGGTCGAGGCGCTCTTCGGCCCTCCCCCCGACGCCGGCGGCGGACCCCTCCCGGTCGTCGTCGTCGACGAGCTCGACGAGGTCGACGACGCCACCTCGGCGGTCCTCCACCACGCCGTGGCCGCAGGCCGGGCCCGCCTCCTGGCCACGGTGCGCGACGACCCGTCCGGCGCCGATGCCTCGCGGGCGTGGTGGCGTGACATCGTCGCCCGCGTCGAGCTTCCGCCGCTCGACCGGGACGGGTCCGACGAGCTCGTCGAGCGCCTCGCCGGTGGCGCCGTCGACGCCGCCAGCCGCGAGCGGCTGTGGCTGATGGCGCGCGGCCACCCGGGCTGGCTGGTGGCCGCCGTGGGCGCGACCCGCGCCGCCGGGGCGTGGACCCGCCACGCCGGCCTGTGGTGCCTGACCGGCGACCTGGCCGACACCGTCGATCCCGAGGTCCTCGCCCACGTCGACGCCCTGCCCGCCGACGTCCGCGCCGTGCTCCAGCCCCTCGCCCTCGCCGACGAGCTCGCCATCGACGATGCCGAGGCCCTCGGCGGGTCGGGTCCGCTGGCCGACGCCGAGCGCCGCGGCCTCGTCCGGGTCGTCGAGCGGGCCGACGGGACGCTGTGGTGCGCCGTCGCCAGCCGCCTGGTCGCGACCGCGCTGGGGGCGACCCGCGACCCCGCCGTCGCCACCGCGTCCTGGCGGCGCGTGGCCGACGTCCTGGCGGCATCGACCTCGACCGCCCCCGAGACGGTGCTGACCCGGGGGCTGGCGCTCGTCGGGGCCGGGTGGGCCGACCCGCCCCGGGGCGACGAGGACCGGGACGCGCTGGTGCGGGGAGCGGAGGCGGCCTACGACCTCAGCCGCTGGGAGGACTGCGTCACCCTGGCCGAGAGGGCGTGGCGCGCCGGCGCCGATGACCGGTCGCTCCAGGTGCTGACGGTGGCCCTCGGGCACCTCGGCGACCCCGAGGCCATCGCCGCCCTGAGCGACGACCTGGCCGGGCTCGACCTCGACCAGGAGGCGGTCGTCGGCCACGCCGAGACCATCGCCATCTCCCAGTTCCACGCCAACGACCCCGAGCAGGCCTTCGCCACCGCCGCTCGCGCCCGCCGGGCCGCACCGGGGCGCCGGGCGGCGATCGACGTCTTCGAGAGCCGGCTGCGCGCCTTCGGCGGCGACCAGGCGACGGCCCGGGCGCTCGTCGAGCCGTGGGTCGCCGACGACGACGCCGAGATCGCCGTCGAGGCCCGGACCGTCGTGGCGTCGGTCGACATGAACGAGGGGGCCACGGCTGCCGCCATCGAGGAGTTCGATCGCATCTTCGCCCTGGCGTCCGACAGCCCCCACGTCCACCCCAGCGCCCTCGGCGTCGCCTACCTCTTCCGCCTCGGCGCGCTGGCCGATGCCGGGCAGGTCGACGCCGCCATCGAGGGGGCCATGGCGGTCGAGCGGGCCACCGCGGCCGGTGGCGACCCCGCCTCGCACGGCTGGCTCGCCCTGCACCTCGGTCGGACCCACCTGCGGGCGGGGCGCCCGCGGACCGCGGCCCGCTGGTTCGGCGAGGCCGTGAGCGACCTCCGCCGGGTGCATCGGCCGGGGTGGCTCGCCCACCCGTCCGCCGGGCTCGTCGCCGCCCACGCTGCCGCCGGTGACCTGCCTGCGGCGCGGGAGGCCCGGGCCGCCTGGGCCGAGCTGCCCGCCCACGCCGTCCGCCTGTTCCGGTGCGAGGAGCTGCGCTACGCGTCGTGGTTGGACGCCGCCGAGGGGCTCCCGGCCGGGCCCCGGCTGCGGGAAGCCGTGGCCGTGGCGCGCGACGCCGGGATGGTCCCGTACGAGGCGGCGGCCTGGCACGACCTCTCTCGGCTGGGCGACGCCGACGACCGGGCCGAGGCGTCCGAGGCGTTGGCGGATGTGGCCGGCCGCACGGACAGCCGCCTCGTGGCCGTCCACGCCCGCCGGGCCACCGCCGTCGTCGAGGGCCGGATCGACGCCCTCGCCCTGGCGGCGGCGGCCTACGAGTCCATGGGCGTCGGGCTCGACGCCGTCGAGACGTGGGCCGAGGTGGCCCGCCGGGCCGACGACGAGCGCCAGGCCGCCCAGGCCCGCCGACGGGTCGGCGCCCTGGCGGCGCGCAGCGAGGGCCTCCGGACCCCCGGGCTGGGCGACGTCGACACCCACCCGGTCCTGACCGACAGGGAGGCGGAGATCGCGGCGATGGTCGTGGCCGGGGCCAGCCGCCAGGACATCGCCGACCACCTGGTCGTGTCGGTCCGCACCATCGACAGCCACCTCCAGCGGGTGTACCGCAAGCTCGGCGTGCGCGGCCGGGAGGGCCTGGTCGACGTGCTCGGACCGCCGACGTGA
- the radA gene encoding DNA repair protein RadA, giving the protein MAKVRSVHRCTECGSASPQWVGRCPGCGEWGTLVEEVEAAEVGPAPAWAGWGSGVAARPARPSTDGAEAEVAPVPTGVDELDRVLSGGLVPGSVTLLGGAPGTGKSTLVLQAAAGLARGGATVLYACAEESPSQVRDRARRLGALHDRLWLVGESLVPRILASVDEVRPDVLIVDSAQSVADPDLSSTPGSVAQVREVAQRLVREAKARTLATVLIGHVTKEGALAGPRVLEHVVDTVLELDGDRHHALRLLRAVKHRFGSTAELGLFQLGEVGLEGVPDPSGLFLADRLPGVPGSTVVPTIEGHRPLLVEVQALVAPSSLAEPRRSSTGLDRGRVSMLLAVLTKRSELDMGKVDVYALAAGGVRVTEPAADLGLALAITSAATGRAVPAPLVACGEIGLGGEVRSVTSLERRLSEAARLGFTRAVVPASAPEPPAGITAVRVRSLAEAIAAVGLLG; this is encoded by the coding sequence ATGGCCAAGGTCCGGTCCGTCCACCGCTGCACCGAGTGCGGCAGCGCGTCCCCGCAGTGGGTCGGGCGCTGCCCGGGCTGCGGCGAGTGGGGGACCCTGGTCGAGGAGGTCGAGGCGGCCGAGGTCGGGCCCGCCCCGGCATGGGCCGGATGGGGCTCGGGGGTGGCGGCCCGCCCGGCCCGGCCGAGCACCGACGGTGCCGAGGCCGAGGTGGCCCCGGTCCCCACGGGGGTCGACGAGCTCGACCGGGTGCTCTCGGGCGGGCTCGTGCCCGGGTCGGTCACCCTGCTCGGCGGGGCGCCGGGCACCGGCAAGTCGACCCTCGTGCTCCAGGCCGCCGCCGGGCTCGCCCGGGGCGGCGCCACCGTGCTCTACGCCTGCGCCGAGGAGAGCCCGTCCCAGGTGCGCGACCGGGCCCGGCGCCTGGGCGCCCTGCACGACCGTCTGTGGCTCGTGGGCGAGTCCCTCGTGCCCCGGATCCTCGCCTCGGTCGACGAGGTGAGGCCCGACGTGCTCATCGTCGACTCGGCCCAGAGCGTGGCCGACCCCGACCTGTCCTCGACGCCGGGCAGCGTCGCCCAGGTGCGCGAGGTCGCCCAGCGGCTGGTGCGCGAGGCCAAGGCCCGCACGCTGGCCACGGTCCTGATCGGCCACGTCACCAAGGAAGGGGCCCTGGCCGGGCCCCGGGTCCTCGAGCACGTGGTCGACACCGTCCTCGAGCTCGACGGCGACCGTCACCACGCCCTGCGCCTCCTGCGGGCGGTGAAGCACCGCTTCGGGTCGACGGCCGAGCTGGGGCTGTTCCAGCTGGGGGAGGTCGGCCTCGAGGGCGTGCCCGACCCGTCGGGGCTGTTCCTGGCCGACCGCCTCCCCGGGGTCCCGGGGTCCACCGTCGTGCCGACGATCGAGGGCCACCGCCCCCTGCTGGTCGAGGTCCAGGCCCTGGTGGCCCCGTCCAGCCTGGCCGAGCCCCGCCGATCGAGCACCGGTCTCGACCGGGGGCGGGTCTCGATGCTGCTCGCCGTCCTGACCAAGCGGAGCGAGCTCGACATGGGGAAGGTCGACGTCTACGCCCTGGCCGCCGGCGGCGTGCGGGTCACCGAGCCGGCCGCCGACCTGGGTCTGGCCCTGGCCATCACCTCGGCGGCCACCGGCCGCGCCGTCCCGGCCCCGCTCGTCGCCTGCGGCGAGATCGGCCTCGGCGGCGAGGTCCGCAGCGTCACCAGCCTCGAGCGCCGCCTGTCCGAGGCCGCCCGGCTGGGGTTCACCCGGGCCGTCGTCCCCGCCTCGGCACCGGAGCCGCCCGCCGGCATCACCGCGGTTCGCGTGCGCTCGCTCGCCGAGGCGATCGCCGCGGTGGGGCTGCTGGGCTAG
- the disA gene encoding DNA integrity scanning diadenylate cyclase DisA: MASADREAMLRALALLSPGTPLRDGLDRILQAGMGALIVVGDGPPVLNICSGGFLLDAAYSPQRLSELSKMDGAIVLAPNASRIARANVHLVPNPNVPTTETGTRHRTAERVARSINVPVISVSQRMNVISVYVGHEKHQIDPVPRVIARANQAVQTLERYKDRLDEVSVALSALEVEDLVTLRDVVTVLQRSEMVARIAAEIEGYIIELGDDGRLVRLQLEELMGGIGDERRLVVRDYFHEEDSWHLAEALGALSDLSDDDLVDLRRVASAVHLSDGPPDLDESMSPRGHRLLSRIPRLPETVVEAIVDRFGDLQKILRATIDELDDVAGVGKLRARAVKDGLSRLAEASILDRYS, from the coding sequence GTGGCCAGCGCTGATCGTGAGGCGATGCTGCGTGCCCTGGCCCTGCTCTCCCCGGGCACGCCTCTGCGCGACGGTCTCGACCGCATCCTCCAGGCCGGCATGGGCGCGCTCATCGTGGTCGGAGACGGTCCCCCCGTGCTCAACATCTGCTCGGGGGGCTTCCTGCTCGACGCCGCGTACAGCCCGCAGCGGCTCTCGGAGCTGTCGAAGATGGACGGCGCCATCGTGCTGGCACCCAACGCCAGTCGCATCGCCCGGGCCAACGTCCACCTGGTGCCGAACCCCAACGTGCCCACCACCGAGACCGGCACCCGCCACCGCACGGCGGAGCGGGTCGCCCGCTCGATCAACGTCCCGGTCATCTCGGTGTCCCAGCGGATGAACGTCATCAGCGTGTACGTGGGCCACGAGAAGCACCAGATCGACCCCGTGCCCCGGGTCATCGCCCGGGCCAACCAGGCCGTCCAGACCCTCGAGCGCTACAAGGACCGCCTCGACGAGGTGTCGGTGGCCCTCTCCGCCCTCGAGGTCGAGGACCTCGTCACCCTCCGCGACGTCGTCACCGTCCTCCAGCGCAGCGAGATGGTGGCCCGCATCGCGGCCGAGATCGAGGGCTACATCATCGAGCTGGGCGACGACGGCCGCCTCGTGCGCCTCCAGCTCGAGGAGCTGATGGGCGGCATCGGCGACGAGCGCCGCCTGGTCGTGCGCGACTACTTCCACGAGGAGGACTCGTGGCACCTGGCCGAGGCGCTGGGGGCCCTGTCCGACCTGTCCGACGACGACCTCGTCGACCTGCGCCGGGTGGCCTCGGCCGTGCACCTCTCCGACGGACCCCCCGACCTCGACGAGTCCATGTCGCCCCGCGGCCACCGCCTTCTGTCGCGCATCCCCCGCCTCCCCGAGACGGTGGTCGAGGCCATCGTCGACCGCTTCGGCGATCTCCAGAAGATCCTCCGGGCCACCATCGACGAGCTCGACGACGTCGCCGGCGTCGGCAAGCTCCGCGCCCGCGCCGTCAAGGACGGCCTGAGCCGCCTCGCCGAAGCAAGCATCCTCGACCGGTACAGCTGA
- a CDS encoding adenylate/guanylate cyclase domain-containing protein has product MAPTDGVRDTGARAVASLHQSITERLARLIRSDAEWADQAVDVGLVDRDWLADPTANPARIAPPTEVLERFLERTAERRPSVLASVGLSALQAMSLSRSEVGAGEVAIPAEVTVVFTDLEGFTTFTAAEGDDAAAHLVGDHNRRFGPIVRSRGGRVVKRLGDGLMLTFPAPEAAALAAVELVGEDHGPLRVRAGLHHGEAVVTHDDVVGNVVNIAARLTEQAEGGCALASVAVRDAVGEIRGITFGRAKRYRLKGIDPVSACVVTAT; this is encoded by the coding sequence ATGGCCCCCACCGATGGCGTCCGCGACACCGGTGCCCGGGCGGTCGCCTCGCTCCACCAGTCGATCACCGAACGCCTCGCCCGCCTGATCCGATCGGATGCCGAGTGGGCCGACCAGGCCGTCGACGTCGGCCTCGTGGACCGCGACTGGTTGGCCGACCCCACGGCCAACCCGGCGCGCATCGCACCCCCGACCGAGGTGCTGGAGCGCTTCCTCGAGCGGACCGCGGAGCGGCGGCCGTCGGTCCTGGCCAGCGTCGGTCTCAGCGCCCTCCAGGCCATGTCGCTCTCCCGCTCCGAGGTCGGCGCGGGCGAGGTGGCCATCCCGGCGGAGGTGACGGTCGTGTTCACCGACCTCGAGGGGTTCACCACCTTCACCGCCGCCGAGGGCGACGACGCCGCCGCCCACCTGGTGGGCGATCACAACCGGCGGTTCGGGCCGATCGTGCGCAGCCGGGGCGGGCGGGTCGTCAAGCGCCTGGGCGACGGGCTCATGCTCACCTTCCCGGCCCCCGAGGCGGCGGCGTTGGCCGCCGTCGAGCTCGTGGGCGAGGACCACGGCCCGCTGCGGGTCCGGGCCGGCCTCCACCACGGCGAGGCGGTGGTGACCCACGACGACGTGGTCGGCAACGTGGTCAACATCGCCGCCCGGCTCACCGAGCAGGCCGAGGGCGGCTGCGCCCTGGCGTCGGTGGCGGTGCGGGACGCGGTGGGGGAGATCCGCGGCATCACCTTCGGCCGGGCCAAGCGCTACCGCCTCAAGGGCATCGACCCCGTCAGCGCCTGTGTTGTGACCGCGACCTGA
- a CDS encoding dienelactone hydrolase family protein, whose amino-acid sequence MSSTTLPSGTSVYVAETAGASRGLVIVPDIGSLRPLFTELCDRLAAEHGWSVACFDSWPDRSEATLEERLAAAGSLDDARVMADAAAAADLLAVEPVAVMGFCQGGMFSLKAAASGRFDRAVSFYGMVRLPEEWVSETMAEPLEVLAGAEAAPILMIVGTEDPWVPAADADALEAIGAEVVRYEGADHGFVHDADRPAHRAADAEDAWRRVGEFLAVLG is encoded by the coding sequence GTGAGCAGCACCACCCTCCCGTCCGGAACCTCCGTCTACGTCGCCGAGACCGCCGGGGCGTCGCGCGGCCTCGTGATCGTCCCCGACATCGGCAGCCTCCGGCCGCTCTTCACCGAGCTGTGCGACCGGCTGGCCGCCGAGCACGGCTGGTCGGTGGCATGCTTCGACTCCTGGCCCGACCGGTCCGAGGCGACGCTCGAGGAGCGGCTGGCCGCGGCCGGCAGCCTCGACGACGCCCGGGTCATGGCCGACGCCGCCGCGGCGGCCGACCTGCTCGCCGTCGAGCCCGTCGCCGTCATGGGCTTCTGCCAGGGCGGCATGTTCTCGCTGAAGGCGGCCGCCTCCGGGCGCTTCGACCGGGCCGTGTCGTTCTACGGCATGGTGCGCCTGCCCGAGGAGTGGGTGAGCGAGACCATGGCCGAGCCGCTCGAGGTCCTGGCCGGGGCCGAGGCGGCGCCCATCTTGATGATCGTGGGCACCGAGGATCCGTGGGTCCCGGCCGCCGACGCCGACGCCCTGGAGGCCATCGGAGCCGAGGTCGTGCGCTACGAGGGTGCCGACCACGGCTTCGTGCACGACGCCGACCGCCCGGCCCACCGCGCCGCCGACGCCGAGGACGCGTGGCGTCGGGTGGGGGAGTTCCTGGCGGTGCTGGGCTAG
- a CDS encoding Crp/Fnr family transcriptional regulator, translating to MAETSLLRDVPLLTELTDDEMAAVEAATSTTDLLRGDLLFAEDDVPHELHVVVSGRIAISKRSVDGRESMVALMERGDLVGEMPLFDGEGRSAEARALEASQVLTIPYAPLREIYEGRPALLWGVVRLLAGRLRNTNTALADSVFLDVTGRTAKRLLELAGDEEEFVLPITQEELAGMVGASRERVNKAIASFVRLGWIDQRERRYRILNRVELTRRAR from the coding sequence GTGGCTGAGACCTCCCTCCTTCGAGATGTGCCCCTCCTCACCGAGCTGACCGATGACGAGATGGCGGCCGTGGAGGCCGCCACCAGCACCACCGACCTCCTCCGGGGCGACCTGCTCTTCGCCGAGGACGACGTCCCCCACGAGCTCCACGTGGTCGTCAGCGGCCGCATCGCCATCTCCAAGCGATCGGTCGACGGCCGCGAGTCGATGGTCGCCCTCATGGAGCGGGGCGACCTGGTGGGCGAGATGCCCCTCTTCGACGGCGAGGGGCGCTCCGCCGAGGCCCGCGCCCTCGAGGCGTCGCAGGTCCTGACCATCCCCTACGCCCCGCTGCGCGAGATCTACGAGGGCCGGCCGGCGCTGCTGTGGGGCGTCGTGCGCCTGCTCGCCGGGCGGCTGCGCAACACCAACACGGCCCTGGCCGACTCGGTCTTCCTCGACGTCACCGGGCGCACGGCCAAGCGCCTGCTCGAGCTGGCCGGCGACGAGGAGGAGTTCGTCCTCCCCATCACCCAGGAGGAGCTGGCCGGCATGGTCGGCGCCTCCCGGGAGCGGGTGAACAAGGCCATCGCCAGCTTCGTGCGCCTCGGATGGATCGACCAGCGCGAGCGCCGCTACCGGATCCTGAACCGGGTCGAGCTCACCCGGCGGGCCCGCTAG
- a CDS encoding 2-C-methyl-D-erythritol 4-phosphate cytidylyltransferase → MTDPAPPRDGPVWAVVVAGGGGSRFGGAKQYALVAGRRVIDWSLAAARSEADGVVVVVPAPDVGRTLPGADAVVAGGDSRSASVRAGLAAVPRLAGVVVVHDAARPAAPAALFRTVVAAVREGADAAVPGVPVVDSLRWRGGGAVDRDAVVAVQTPQAFAADVLRAAHADAPEASDDATLVERAGGRVVVVEGDPANVKITHPADVEVLDRHLAAAGAGSGA, encoded by the coding sequence GTGACCGACCCCGCCCCTCCCCGCGACGGACCGGTGTGGGCCGTCGTCGTGGCCGGTGGGGGAGGCTCGCGGTTCGGCGGGGCCAAGCAGTACGCCCTCGTCGCCGGGCGGCGGGTCATCGACTGGAGCCTCGCTGCGGCGCGCTCCGAGGCCGACGGGGTCGTGGTCGTGGTGCCGGCCCCGGACGTGGGCCGCACCCTCCCCGGCGCCGACGCCGTGGTGGCCGGGGGCGACTCGCGCTCGGCGTCGGTGCGGGCCGGCCTGGCGGCCGTCCCCCGCCTCGCCGGCGTCGTCGTCGTGCACGACGCCGCCCGCCCGGCGGCGCCCGCTGCCCTCTTCCGCACCGTGGTCGCTGCCGTCCGCGAGGGCGCCGACGCCGCCGTGCCCGGCGTCCCCGTCGTCGACAGCCTGCGCTGGCGGGGAGGGGGGGCCGTCGACCGCGACGCGGTCGTCGCCGTGCAGACGCCGCAGGCGTTCGCCGCGGACGTGCTGCGGGCGGCCCACGCCGACGCCCCGGAGGCGAGCGACGACGCCACCCTCGTGGAGCGGGCCGGGGGCCGGGTCGTCGTCGTCGAGGGCGACCCGGCCAACGTGAAGATCACCCATCCCGCCGACGTCGAGGTGCTCGACCGCCACCTGGCGGCCGCCGGCGCGGGAAGCGGGGCGTGA
- the ispF gene encoding 2-C-methyl-D-erythritol 2,4-cyclodiphosphate synthase, translated as MQVRVGLGVDLHPWSDDPERRLRLGGVTFPDAAGLAGHSDADAVAHACADALLGAAGLGDIGQHFPDTDPRWKGADSVALLAEVARRVRDEGWEPGNVDCSVVLDAPKLAPVRREMAEVLTAAVGAPVTVTGRRTEGIGALGRGEGVMAMAVAVVTRDAA; from the coding sequence ATGCAGGTGCGCGTGGGCCTCGGCGTCGACCTCCACCCGTGGAGCGACGACCCCGAGCGTCGGCTGCGCCTGGGCGGCGTCACCTTCCCCGATGCCGCCGGGCTCGCCGGCCACAGCGACGCTGATGCCGTCGCCCACGCCTGCGCCGATGCCCTCCTCGGCGCGGCCGGGCTCGGCGACATCGGCCAGCACTTCCCCGACACCGACCCCCGCTGGAAGGGGGCCGACAGCGTTGCCCTGCTGGCCGAGGTCGCCCGGCGGGTGCGCGACGAGGGGTGGGAGCCGGGCAACGTCGACTGCTCGGTCGTGCTCGACGCCCCCAAGCTGGCCCCCGTGCGCCGCGAGATGGCCGAGGTCCTCACCGCGGCTGTGGGCGCGCCGGTCACGGTCACCGGCCGCCGCACCGAGGGGATCGGCGCCCTCGGGCGGGGCGAGGGGGTCATGGCCATGGCCGTCGCCGTCGTGACGAGGGACGCGGCATGA
- the rlmB gene encoding 23S rRNA (guanosine(2251)-2'-O)-methyltransferase RlmB: protein MSRGGPKRGGGPRRGGSGRGAPGGRGPGGSGRGTPKGRGGPSRPPARPPRDRAGTDEGRPAGTGSARRGLGGEQVEGRQAVRELLLAGSRRVREVLVAADLDRSPIVDEILQLAEDDRVPVHRVTRARLDGAARTDAPQGVVAHADPLVEHDVDDLATGAVRATASGDGPPFLLALDGLTDPGNLGAVLRSASAAGVTGVVLPRHRAVHVTPTVAKAAAGAIEHLPMAVVGGLPAALARLRDQGVWSVGLDADAHRSLWDLEAADVPLVLVLGAEGSGLSRLVRQRCDQVVSIPMAGPLDSLNAATAGALACFEVARHRGATAPD, encoded by the coding sequence ATGAGCCGGGGTGGACCCAAGCGGGGCGGCGGGCCCCGGCGCGGCGGGTCCGGCCGGGGCGCGCCCGGCGGGCGCGGGCCGGGCGGCAGCGGGCGCGGCACCCCGAAGGGCCGGGGCGGCCCCTCGCGCCCACCGGCCCGCCCGCCCCGCGACCGGGCCGGGACCGACGAGGGGCGCCCGGCGGGCACCGGCTCGGCCCGCCGGGGCCTGGGCGGCGAGCAGGTCGAGGGCCGCCAGGCCGTCCGGGAGCTCCTGCTGGCCGGGTCCCGCCGCGTCCGCGAGGTGCTGGTGGCGGCGGACCTGGACCGCTCGCCCATCGTCGACGAGATCCTCCAGCTGGCCGAGGACGACCGGGTGCCCGTCCACCGCGTCACCCGGGCCCGCCTCGACGGGGCGGCCCGGACCGACGCCCCCCAGGGCGTCGTCGCCCACGCCGACCCGCTCGTCGAGCACGACGTCGACGACCTGGCGACCGGTGCCGTCCGGGCCACGGCGTCGGGCGACGGGCCCCCGTTCCTCCTCGCCCTGGACGGCCTGACCGACCCCGGCAACCTGGGCGCCGTCCTGCGCTCGGCGTCGGCCGCCGGGGTGACCGGGGTGGTCCTGCCCCGGCACCGGGCCGTGCACGTGACCCCCACGGTGGCCAAGGCGGCGGCCGGCGCCATCGAGCACCTCCCCATGGCCGTCGTCGGCGGGCTGCCGGCCGCCCTCGCCCGCCTGCGGGACCAGGGGGTGTGGTCGGTGGGCCTCGACGCCGACGCCCACCGGTCGCTGTGGGACCTCGAGGCGGCCGACGTGCCCCTCGTCCTCGTGCTCGGCGCCGAGGGGTCGGGGCTGTCGCGGCTCGTCCGCCAGCGGTGCGACCAGGTGGTGTCCATCCCCATGGCCGGCCCCCTCGACAGCCTGAACGCGGCGACCGCCGGTGCCCTCGCCTGCTTCGAGGTGGCGCGGCACCGGGGGGCGACGGCGCCCGACTGA
- the sigH gene encoding RNA polymerase sporulation sigma factor SigH: MAPSTALTSRPDAELARLFQEGDGDALDVLLTRYRRFARSRSRSYFLMGGDADDLEQEALIGLYKAVRDYCPDHEVAFRPFAELCITRQLLSAIKTANRHKHQPLNTSVSLHGVRDGSEDEGRTLEERLPSPSAMDDPAERLLGDEQVAVLAEAMASDLSHLEMEVLRLYVAGRSYVEIADEVGRHAKSVDNAVQRIKRKLGRSLAEYETASA; encoded by the coding sequence ATGGCCCCGAGCACCGCCCTCACCTCCCGCCCCGACGCCGAGCTGGCCCGGCTCTTCCAGGAGGGGGACGGCGACGCCCTCGACGTGCTGCTCACCCGGTACCGGCGCTTCGCCCGGTCCCGGTCCCGCAGCTACTTCCTGATGGGCGGCGATGCCGACGACCTCGAGCAGGAGGCGCTGATCGGCCTGTACAAGGCGGTCCGCGACTACTGCCCGGACCACGAGGTCGCGTTCCGGCCCTTCGCCGAGCTGTGCATCACCCGCCAGCTCCTGAGCGCCATCAAGACGGCCAACCGCCACAAGCACCAGCCCCTCAACACCTCGGTGTCGCTCCACGGCGTGCGCGACGGGAGCGAGGACGAGGGCCGCACCCTCGAGGAGCGGCTGCCGTCGCCGTCGGCCATGGACGACCCCGCCGAGCGCCTGCTGGGTGACGAGCAGGTCGCCGTCCTCGCCGAGGCCATGGCCTCGGACCTCTCCCACCTCGAGATGGAGGTGCTCCGGCTCTACGTGGCCGGCCGCTCCTACGTCGAGATCGCCGACGAGGTCGGCCGTCACGCCAAGTCGGTGGACAACGCCGTGCAGCGCATCAAGCGCAAGCTCGGCCGCAGCCTGGCCGAGTACGAGACCGCCTCGGCCTGA
- a CDS encoding NUDIX hydrolase: MAIGVRHCDRCGAPSPDDEAGTPTCPTHGSRWVHVRNAPCAAVVIQDDAGQILLARRAREPYAGMWETPGGFVELGEHPEDAARREVREELGLEVTLTGLVGVYVEASAQGQHLLVLVYAGRATGEVRPDPAEVAGWAWFAPADVPAVMAADHRRRVDDLLAGTVVPLPARE, from the coding sequence ATGGCGATCGGCGTGCGGCACTGCGACAGGTGCGGGGCGCCGAGCCCCGACGACGAGGCCGGCACCCCCACCTGCCCGACCCACGGGTCGCGGTGGGTCCACGTCCGCAACGCCCCCTGCGCCGCGGTGGTGATCCAGGACGACGCCGGCCAGATCCTCCTCGCCCGGCGGGCCCGCGAGCCCTACGCCGGGATGTGGGAGACGCCGGGGGGCTTCGTCGAGCTGGGCGAGCACCCCGAGGACGCCGCCCGCCGGGAGGTCCGCGAGGAGCTCGGCCTCGAGGTGACCCTCACCGGACTGGTCGGCGTCTACGTCGAGGCCTCGGCCCAGGGCCAGCACCTGCTGGTGCTGGTCTACGCCGGGAGGGCCACCGGCGAGGTCCGGCCCGATCCGGCCGAGGTGGCGGGGTGGGCGTGGTTCGCGCCGGCCGACGTGCCCGCGGTGATGGCCGCCGACCACCGGCGGCGGGTCGACGACCTGCTCGCCGGCACGGTCGTGCCCCTCCCCGCCCGGGAGTAG